ACCTTTGCCGCCTCTACTTCCATCTTGTAACATGTTTTCAAAATCGGTCTAGAAGTTTTTGTCTTgacatctctttctttctctttaaaataACGTGCATCCAAGGCTTTTTCATATTGATAGACAAAGTCACTCACCATTGTGCTTGAAcgaacataattttttttaaaaattattcataCTCTCACTCCGTTGAGTTGTAGACATACCGGCACAAAATGTGGTTCGCAAGTAAGCCGGCATCAATTTTTCACGTCGCATATAAAGTTTTTTCAACCAATCATTCTCTCCCAACTCATTCTTGCCTACAATTTCACTCCATTCCGCctcaaattcttcaattgtAAGTGTATTATGAATGCAATGCTGAAAGTCTCTTTGAAAAGAtggatatttattatatatatgcgCCAAATGTACTGGAACCTTTTGTAAAATATGCCATAAACATAATCTATGAGTGGTATTTGGTAATACCTCTGCAATTGCTTTTCCCATAGCCTTGTCATCATCAGTGATAATTGTAGAGGGAGCACGTCCAAGCATTGCCTCAAGCTATGTTTTCAACAACCACGTATAAGATTCAGCCTTTTCATTTACAAGCAAAGCACATCCAAACATCATAGATTGATGATGATGGTTAATTCCagtaaaagaaacaaaaggcaTCTTATAACAATTTGTCAAGTAGGTAGCATCAAAAGTAACAACATCTCCAAAATATTGGTATGCAGCTCGTGATCTAGCATCTGCCCAAAAATAATTGCCCATGCATCCATTGTCATCCACTTGGATTGCATAAACAAAACCCGGATTTTTACTTTGTTTCTCAAGATAAAAATTGTACATTCTTTGTGCGTCTCCCCCTCCAAAAAGAACCTTTCTTTTATTACCCAAATAATTTTGCACATCTTTAGCAATACAACCAACATTATGGTCACTACCGGATTCTTCACTCAACACCGATATTATCTTTCTTGGAGGTACACCGGATTTATTAAGTGTATCTATAAGACTTTTTTGGGCATGTGTTACCACTCTATGTCCACGAAGTAAACTTGTACTTCTAGGACTAAGGAGATCATGATTATGTTCAGTTTTGAACTTACATACAATCCATTTTAATCCCACTTTCTTTAAACCCATAATTGCTTTACATCCTATCCTTGTTTCAGCAGGCTTCGGGTTTGTATAGGTTTTCTCTTGATAACTTTTATGACGGAAGCCTTCTCTTGAACAAACATATTCTATCCCATTTACTGACTTATCCTTAGCTAGTCGAGAATGACTTATTCGAATACTAAAACCATTCCGCCTTGCATACGCATTATAACATGCACGAGCATCTTCTAATTCATCAAATTCCATATCAAGACATGGTTCCTTTGGACCATTAAATGAGGCAATACTTGCGATTGGTTGCTTCAaatcattttgatcttttatcatTTCATTGTCAACATGCCCATCTTCAATAAACTCAtcacaaaatgatattttgtcaAGTTCTTCGATACTAGTACTCATCCTAGAGATCCTGCCAGAGGATAACAACATTCTTAAATTATAACTACTAAAATCTCAACTTCatacattttttcttataaaaaatctAAACTTAACATCTTGCTTTTGATATCATAGCCAATAATCCTACCCTACCAATACAACTAAAATGAGAattcaaggaaataaaaaaaaaaaaaaaatcacacagtATTCGGTGAGagtgaaaacaaagaaatatgaaaaatcaaattgtatttgtgcaaatgaaaaatcacattgtgagagaaaatcagagaaataATTTCGGTAAGAGAGAAATTGTGTCGTGAGTGAGAGAGGAGAAAGCACTGGgcagcagagaaatttttttctctgctgccggtgtgtgtctgtgagagtgagagtgagaaagCGCTGG
This window of the Corylus avellana chromosome ca5, CavTom2PMs-1.0 genome carries:
- the LOC132181812 gene encoding protein FAR1-RELATED SEQUENCE 5-like; amino-acid sequence: MSTSIEELDKISFCDEFIEDGHVDNEMIKDQNDLKQPIASIASFNGPKEPCLDMEFDELEDARACYNAYARRNGFSIRISHSRLAKDKSVNGIEYVCSREGFRHKSYQEKTYTNPKPAETRIGCKAIMGLKKVGLKWIVCKFKTEHNHDLLSPRSTSLLRGHRVVTHAQKSLIDTLNKSGVPPRKIISVLSEESGSDHNVGCIAKDVQNYLGNKRKVLFGGGDAQRMYNFYLEKQSKNPGFVYAIQVDDNGCMGNYFWADARSRAAYQYFGDVVTFDATYLTNCYKMPFVSFTGINHHHQSMMFGCALLVNEKAESYTWLLKT